In the Plasmodium sp. gorilla clade G2 genome assembly, chromosome: 12 genome, AAGGAaagaaaaatacataaattatatagtATTTATTTTGCTTGAACAAATAATGATTTTAAgcaattttaaaaaatgatgttttctttcaatatatttttatatagcATACTTGAtcttaattaaataatatatatgataatccaagaaaaaaaaaaaaaagaaatataatatgttatatatatatatatattatatataatgtgcatatataaatagtttGATGTTtcttacattttatatatatatatatatatatatatatatatatataatataatttatatatatataattattatttgctttatttttttattttaaatttagcAAAATATCAAACTAGAATGTGCGCATGCATTCAATTTTTTcctattacatatttttttagttttttattttttatgagttatttttttttataaaaaaaaaaatgaagagaaaaagaaaaaaaaaatacaataacgttaaaaattatataaacacgttatattctatattatatgtatatttatttatttttatatttataatactattagtatatttttttataaaaatgtgttaaattttttttttcttttaaatttataatcaTACTATATTATGACTAAATgtgtaagaaaaaaaaaaaaaaagtcaaACCTAAAATGtgataaatgaaaaaattttatataaaataatttataaatttttaaaatattacattaaaaaaataaaaaataaaaagcaaATGAGAAAGAGAaagagaaatatatttttatttttattaaagaataataaaacaagTGTGCTTATGTAAAtagtttattatataaacatatgcaaattttcaaaattttttttaaacttaaaaaatttattagtgtatgataatatgtacatacatttataagtatatttatttatatatagattttatattatatttatatattagtatatatttacataaatatatatatatatatatatatatatatgtgtatataatatataaacatataatagaatatatatatatatatttatataatatatataaatataaatactatataatatatataataattttaagatatcgaaaaataagaaaaaattgtGTAAAGAAGTATattgttaaaaaatatattttttttttttattattattttttttttttattttttttaatataacatttttgaTTTTGTAtctattttaattatttataagatcctctttttttctttttacttttttttaaatataaataattttgtaaaaatatataaattttcatgtgtatttttttttatacttaagtagaataatatataaatatttttataaatagtaattattatatttatatgttatatatattatatatatatatatatataatatatatatttttttttttacgtatatagtattttatatatatgcataatattatatatattatatatatgtatatagtaatataatatatatattatatatatatgtatactatatatatatatatatatatatatatatgtatataatttaagtATGTATAATTATGAATCTTACACTTTTCTTGTAGTGCTTTATTTTGATAGACACATGCACACATGCAATACCTTATTCAGTGATgctctaaaaaaaaaaaaaaaaaaataataataaaattaagtataaatataattatataatactaaAAATACGacgaagaaaaattaaaaggatattggtaaaataaaataaaataaaaaaaaaaaaaaaaaaaaaattatataatttaaaaattaaaaaaaaatatatatattatatatataattaaattaaataaaaaaaaaattaaaaaaattgtatatttttataccttaaaaaaaagaaaagaaattattaaaatgaaaaaaatacagtaaggtaaaaaaataatagaaaaataaaaaaaacaaaaagaaagtttaataatataaaatataaaatatatattatatatatatttatacatttacatatatttataatatatatttattaaatttatatataatatatttatatatatatatatatataataatatacacataattATGAATCATACCCCTTGTTTAACACTTATTTATGGAACCGTATTGTTAATGTATGAATGATATATCAAAATTGTATTTTACTATCttgttaattttatatatatatatatatataataataataatatatatattaataagttTGCTCATATAGGTATACCTTTtatgtgtaaatatatatatatatatatatttatattttattaatgttttatattataaatatttttataaattttataatttatatatatatatatatatatatttttttttctaaaatttTTTGTTACACATTgtcaattatttataaaaacatataatttatttatacaatttttttgttggcctttattttttttatttagtttttaaatttaaaaagtaaaaaatacattgagatattaaatgtataaaaagTTTTTTAATTgtgaaaaaaacaaaatgcaAAATCTGCAATTACAatacacaaaatatataaatgaactatatatataaatgtatatattatatatatattaagtatttttttatgaaatatacttttaaatatatattttaattttcatGCTTTTATActttgttaatttttttccttctcccttatttttttttttattttttggttttttttttttttttcttgttagtattattcataaaatattttattattttatttttttttattttacattatgttattataaatgtCCATGTCAAGTTTATACGTACATATATAAGTTCCATTTAGTTATTTCTATAGTATGTACTTCAtcgtttatataaatatatataaacaattatatttatgtatataatttataatgcttataaattatatagaatagaataagtatatatatatatatatatatgtatatgttgtatatattaagaaaaattaaaaaaagaataaaaaaaaaaaaaatgtaataaaaaaaagaaaaaagaattcaTAAGCTTTTAATtacacttttatttttttattttttttcatgccTAAAGTGATTGtattctaatatatattttaaaatacattccaattattattattattattaatttttttttttttttttttttttttttttttttttttattttgtatatttatattcatttgtttccttttatattttataattttttttttttttttttttttttttcatgagTTTCGTTATATGTGTACGCATTTGTACTATATATAGGTATAACAAATAGAAGAAAAATGTCtgtgtatatttaaataaaatgaatatataatttctttaaaagaaatatatatttatattcatttatgaAGTTTGTCCATTACacatttcatattatattaataagaaattatatatatgtatatgtatgcatatatttttttttttttttttttttttttttttttgttatgttcatatatgtataaaaaatatatgaatatattatatttaactGTCAAGAaagtacatatattatagcATAAAATTgtgtacatatttatatgatatggTACTcaaaaattatgtatatatatatatatatatatattatatatataattatgtagaCACATAAGATATTTTTCCACAATTAAaatgtatgtataaatactatttatttatatttatatgtattatttatttatttaatttttattaagtaTTAATAAGTATtatgtttttaatttatggctttttttttttttttttttttttaaccctACACtgtcaatttttttatattgaattattattattttattatatattttttttttcctcttcCATACTCTACAAATAAATGTTATACATTTAAATCATAAAttgtcaaaaaaaataagatatatatatatatatatttattatttaattttttttttttttttttccacatATAGTTgtgtatgtttatataaatatatatacatatataatattttatatataattttttttttaaataaataaaagaagaatctatatatatatacattattgtTAATATGTCTATAACGAAAAAATTACATAgcactttttattattaataaatgtaGAATTGTTATATTAAGTAAAAATACTTACatacattataaataaatataaatatatttataaatatatattcatataatataaatataaaatatattgtttttgaatttattttataaataattcattgtatatttttttactttatattgtttttaatatatatttatatatatatatttatatatttatttatttattttatgacgATATTATAACTGtcaatatattttgtgattaataatatttttctggAAAATactgataatatatatatttatatgcattgaccctttatattttattatattaataatgttgTTGAGGTTATTAAagaatgttattatatttatatattgataaaaatcatatatttaaataaacgAAGAAAGGAATACATGtcattgttttatttttatattaatttttttttttttattctttttatttttttttcattatgtaGTATCATGAGTACgaaatattgatatatttatataactatGTAGTATAATAAACTtgaatatgtaaatatatatatttatatttatatttttgttctattcttatattatatataacaagtactaatattatatgtatgtgttttttttctaatattatGTAGTGTTATAAgtcaaatttatatatatgtgtatgtgtatatatatattatttatttatttatttatttatttattttgtttttttatgaGTGTGTAGTATGAAAAGcaccaaaatatatatataaatatatttattttattcatattttgttcttgttcttatgtttttattttatttattttttttttttttatcgattaaaataaaaattgtgTAAATATTTTACCTAATATCTTAAGAATATGAAACGGTCTAAATAAGTATTTATTATGAatttatgtacatataaatatatatatatattatagatgtgtgttatattttttggtaCATAATATTGTATTGACGTAtagaacaatatatatatatatatatatttagaatttattatgttttatatttttattcaaacCATGTATTAggttataattttatttttatagattTTATGTgtcttatataaaaattttcataatatatttatttgtattattgaAAAATAATTGTATGATTAATTATTACATGTACTTTTGTGTAGTGTGTGTCTTTAGAATAATTCTTTAAaggtttcttttttttttttttttttacgaatatatataataatttgttcGTAGTATtaagttatatttatttacattttgtgtgtgattatttattgtatgtagatcattttcttttttttttttttttttttttttatcgtttctgtgaatataaataaatttaattatatataaatatatatattatatatatatatatatatatatatatttttttttttttttttatttcattgttACATTACCTTtgttgtattttatttagtgtttttttttttttttttgttgttatttattattaataagtgtttataaaaatgatgagtGATAAAGGTGAAGTAGATAAGGATACTATGAACAAAAATTGTGGAGTGTATGAAATTagaaataatgaagaaaatgaacaagtaaattatataacatatgaaGGAGAGTCTTGTAATGATGGTAATAATGAAGTTATGAATTTAAAGAATGAAGatagtaatgataatatatcatataatgtgttaaatggaaataatatagatatagaaaatatggataatattaataagaatTATGTGTATGATAAAGATGTTGAAAATAGAGATACATAcgataatagtaataatatatcaaatagaTTAGATGATATACATAACAAGACAGATGATATATCgatgaatgaaaataaaaatgtaaatagcAATATTTCTAATGcggaagaaaatatatatccatgCACTTATAACACTGTTGTTGAAAATAACGCTTATATGAAAAACatagatattattaatactatTGAAAATGTTCAAGATAAtagtataaaaaatgatgtgtataatgaaaatgataatatcattaatgatttatatgttgataatgataattggGAGAATAAGAATTATGAACACTTGAGTGAGAAAATAATGGATTCTGTTAGATTTGATAAGACCAATGAAATTTCTGAATTCAACAAGACATTGGATACTTCTAAAGATACAGAAGATATAAATGttgtaaatgaaaaattaaatgttgAATCGAATAAGGATAATATAATTAgtaatatggataatatggaaaatatggaaaatattgaaaatgttgaaaatgttgaaaatattgaaaatattgataataatgacaataatgacaataatgacaataatgataatattgaaaatggtgataataatgataataatgataataatattattgaaaaaCAGTCAAGGAagagaaagaaaaataaactGTCAGGtaagaaaaatttattaaataatgaaacatatgataataaagaaaattatgataatctTCTTGTtggaaataattatatgaatacaaATGATGAGATTAATAAAGTTCtacaaaatatacatttattaaaagCACTTAATACTAATGATGAGAATGTTAATGCATTAAATATAGATATGTTAAACAAATCTAATGAgcataatgataataatgaaatttCAAAACAACTTTTAgataatatcatattattaaattctttgagtaaatatatgaacaaggatgatttaaataaacaagtgaaagaaaaaatgaaaaatcgtaattcaaaaaaaaagataactCATGAAGGTAcacaattaaataaaataaataaagaacaaaatgataatatcttaaatgaaaataatatggatgatgataataatgatcaacattttaaattatcagataatgataataatatgatgaatCCTCTTGGTCTATTAAATAATGTCTATGGAGAAATGTTATCTTTAAATTGTAgcaataatatgaattaccataataataataatattaatataggtagtaataagaagaataaaaaaaatagcaaGAAACAAACAATTCTTTGtgcaaaaaataataaaggtattttagaaaatgaagataataacaaaatgaatgatattaaaaataaaatttatgaattaaccacaaataaatttaatactCTTAATGAGACAAATATTGaagatatacaaaaaaagatTCTCTTAGAAAAtggattattatattcttcagATATGATGAATGGAACTGATTCTGAAGgaaataatatgttatacaataattttgataaggacaccttattattaattaatcaAATGaaggaagaagaaaaaaatgccttgagaaattatttaatgaatgatgctaataataaaataggaATGGGTGGTCGCATAGTgagtaaaagaaaaaaacaaggAAGTAACCAAATTaacagtaataataataatatgaataactTGAATGATTTGAGCAACAATtatgaaatgaaaaataatcaaGAATATGTTGGTGATAATAATGTGGCTACTTCAAATGATAACTcgaacaataataataatatgaatatgtcaaaaaagaaaaaaaaaataaacaatatgATGGATGATAAAACCCAAGATTTATTggattataaaaatagtgCTAATATTCTGAATAATTTACTAAACAATAATGAGGAAGAAGTTAGAAAACTCAgcatgaatatattaaaaaataatgctAACACTTATACTAATGAAGAAGAGCAAATCAAAGCTTTAATTAATAATGTAGGTTATATTAatcaacataataataataataatattatgaataatgttcaaaatataattaatttaaatagaGGGAAAGATAATTCATTAAATGAATTTTCTACAGTTAATGATTATATTgctaatatatatgaatctGCTCAAAAGgattatttacataataataagaataaaaataatatgcatATGGATAATCCTTTGGCTTCCAATTTGATCAATATAAATCATGAGGAGCAAataaattttgtaaataagTTAAATATGCTTATGAATGAAGGAGATATTAATAAGAAGGAATTGTTGGAAGCATATATGAGAAAATATAACAACAACACCATCAAcggtagtaataataataataataataatatcttgCAAACGTTAAATAatcaacaaaatatattaagcAATGAACaggataatatatcattatcattagaagaaaaaaatttatctTACAATGATGTGCTAGCCAATTTGAAACGAAGAAATGTGCTAGAAGAATTcccttttaattttattaaacaaaAGGATGATGGTGTTAAAAATACGATGAATGACTCCTCAGATAAACAAGTTGATATACTTATGGATCAAGAATTTAAAGAGGGAAATAAGAAAGAGGATAAACTTAATTCTTATGATGAGGAAAAGATTAATTatgaaattgaaaaaaatgatgaagaggaagaagaaaaatataaccaAAATTATCTGACGAACgaagataaaaatgatgatgaggTGGATGAtcatgatgatgatgataataatgataatgacaattataataataataataataataaaaataataataatcgtAGTAATCTTAAAAATtgtgataaaaataacaaaacaaATGGGAATAATATTTCGAGTGAAGAAATAGAacataataatgatagtaagaataatgatgaaaaagagaatggaaattattttaaagaatGGTATAAGAATGTTAGTGATCAAGTgagaaaattattattagaagGTGGTACCAGTAAAAATGGATTTAatgaaaatgagaaaaataaattattattaaatatagcaaaagaatatatattaaaaaataatgtaaatgagaaaaaaaaaaaaaaacacacaaagaataaaaatgaattaaattcAAATGTTGAAAATCATAATGTGTTTTCTGATcaatatgatgatataaataatgtacTTTTAAATATGCaaaatggaaatataaatgatattgcaaataaaaatataataaattatgaagATAATAGTACTTTAATACATCCTACTATGGTAAGTACTCGTTTTGATATAACTCATGAAAACCCTAGAGAACATATTAAAAGTGAGTGCAGTATTAGTAGTACTACtactaataattataataataataataataattataataattatttggaatatattaaaagattaacaaaaaatgataatcCAAATgagaattttttaaatatttttgagaattcaaaaaaatataaaaaaaaaaatctttcAAATACATCTCttaattctttaaataatgatataaatgaaataaacgaaatattaaatgaaaaatttgaAAACCATGAATCTTTTGACAAATATGAAAATTCTCAACAgcaaatgatgaaaaataaatataacagcaatattaatataagtaataataatattaataatgatgagGAGGAGATGAATATTTTGTGTAATTCAAACTATCAagtgaatataaaaaatgaagtaaAGGAAGAAAAAGTGAAAGAAAGAAAAGTGAGAAAATCTcgaaaaaatcaaaattatgttgatgataaaaaaaaaaaaaaaaataaagataataatttaaataatggtgataataatacacacgataatatatattatgatcaaATCAAAACTCTTCAAGAATTACATTATCAAAATGCAATTGTTAATAGTTTGATGAATGGGAACAACATTGATGTGtgtaatatgaataataacagtaaggatatatttaaaaagaagaaaaatgaagataatgaatatataaattataaagaactaaataatgatgaaagaaaaagaaaaatgaaagataataataaaagtaataaaatggataagaagaaaaaagatGATGAATTTTTTAATCATATTAATGTATTAAAGGTAGGAGATAATGACATaccacataataataataataataatgatgataataatgataatattattattaataatgatgatcaTAAATTTACACATAATATTAATGcactaaataataatgaagaaaaaataaatataccatataattcaaatgaacacaaaattaatattatcatcgaTGAATCTCATTTTAgtggaaaagaaaaagaattattattaaaaggaaaagaaacattattattagaagGTATGAATGATGATAAAGTAGATGATGATATTGAGAATATCGATATGActagaaatattaaaaaaatgaatttatataatatgtataacaagaatgaagataaagataatgttttagataatgaaaataaagaaggattatatttatgtgatgtaatgaaaaataataatgaattaaaaagaattaatgataacttttttaaattacATTCTAATTTGGCTAGTAATTTATTAAGTACAAGTACCAGTGGTAGTTTtacaaatgataattataaaagtaCACCACTTAATTttgatatgaataaattacCTTCTAATAATACaccatttaataatatatacaacatGGATGAAAATATGAtcacaaataataatataaatattattccattgatcaataaaaattataatggtgatatttcttcttcatatgatattaaaaaaaagaatgtacctaaaaataagaagaaaaataaaaaccatattaatgataataatataataaatgtagattataatataaaaggtgTTGATGACATTAATAATGTTAATAGTAATATGATTAATGtcaaaaatatgaatagtaATGATGAGAAACCTACGAATAGCACCGAAAATATATTCCCTAGTAACAGtactaatataaatgatagcAATATTGTTAAAGTAGTAGATAGTCATGattctataaataatgatgaggAAGATTTAGTTAATGCATTAAACACTATAAAAGCTGATAAGAACAATggagaaaataataataactattCTATTTTAGATAGTAATGATGTAATGATTAAAAAACTTATGATTAAAAATAACTTATTATTTGAACATTTACAAAAGAATGGTAAATTTAATAAGGAtccaaatataaaaaatgcaTCAGAAAGTTCCTTACAAAGTAATATAATTCGTAACCTTACtttatcaaataattttgagaatgattatatttataatgataataaaaatgtttcttggaataatataatggagaataaagataaaaaaatgataaacaaCAGTTATGATGAACAACAACTTAAGGAAAAGGTAGCTAATTTGAATGAACA is a window encoding:
- a CDS encoding transcription factor with AP2 domain(s), with the translated sequence MMSDKGEVDKDTMNKNCGVYEIRNNEENEQVNYITYEGESCNDGNNEVMNLKNEDSNDNISYNVLNGNNIDIENMDNINKNYVYDKDVENRDTYDNSNNISNRLDDIHNKTDDISMNENKNVNSNISNAEENIYPCTYNTVVENNAYMKNIDIINTIENVQDNSIKNDVYNENDNIINDLYVDNDNWENKNYEHLSEKIMDSVRFDKTNEISEFNKTLDTSKDTEDINVVNEKLNVESNKDNIISNMDNMENMENIENVENVENIENIDNNDNNDNNDNNDNIENGDNNDNNDNNIIEKQSRKRKKNKLSGKKNLLNNETYDNKENYDNLLVGNNYMNTNDEINKVLQNIHLLKALNTNDENVNALNIDMLNKSNEHNDNNEISKQLLDNIILLNSLSKYMNKDDLNKQVKEKMKNRNSKKKITHEGTQLNKINKEQNDNILNENNMDDDNNDQHFKLSDNDNNMMNPLGLLNNVYGEMLSLNCSNNMNYHNNNNINIGSNKKNKKNSKKQTILCAKNNKGILENEDNNKMNDIKNKIYELTTNKFNTLNETNIEDIQKKILLENGLLYSSDMMNGTDSEGNNMLYNNFDKDTLLLINQMKEEEKNALRNYLMNDANNKIGMGGRIVSKRKKQGSNQINSNNNNMNNLNDLSNNYEMKNNQEYVGDNNVATSNDNSNNNNNMNMSKKKKKINNMMDDKTQDLLDYKNSANILNNLLNNNEEEVRKLSMNILKNNANTYTNEEEQIKALINNVGYINQHNNNNNIMNNVQNIINLNRGKDNSLNEFSTVNDYIANIYESAQKDYLHNNKNKNNMHMDNPLASNLININHEEQINFVNKLNMLMNEGDINKKELLEAYMRKYNNNTINGSNNNNNNNILQTLNNQQNILSNEQDNISLSLEEKNLSYNDVLANLKRRNVLEEFPFNFIKQKDDGVKNTMNDSSDKQVDILMDQEFKEGNKKEDKLNSYDEEKINYEIEKNDEEEEEKYNQNYLTNEDKNDDEVDDHDDDDNNDNDNYNNNNNNKNNNNRSNLKNCDKNNKTNGNNISSEEIEHNNDSKNNDEKENGNYFKEWYKNVSDQVRKLLLEGGTSKNGFNENEKNKLLLNIAKEYILKNNVNEKKKKKHTKNKNELNSNVENHNVFSDQYDDINNVLLNMQNGNINDIANKNIINYEDNSTLIHPTMVSTRFDITHENPREHIKSECSISSTTTNNYNNNNNNYNNYLEYIKRLTKNDNPNENFLNIFENSKKYKKKNLSNTSLNSLNNDINEINEILNEKFENHESFDKYENSQQQMMKNKYNSNINISNNNINNDEEEMNILCNSNYQVNIKNEVKEEKVKERKVRKSRKNQNYVDDKKKKKNKDNNLNNGDNNTHDNIYYDQIKTLQELHYQNAIVNSLMNGNNIDVCNMNNNSKDIFKKKKNEDNEYINYKELNNDERKRKMKDNNKSNKMDKKKKDDEFFNHINVLKVGDNDIPHNNNNNNDDNNDNIIINNDDHKFTHNINALNNNEEKINIPYNSNEHKINIIIDESHFSGKEKELLLKGKETLLLEGMNDDKVDDDIENIDMTRNIKKMNLYNMYNKNEDKDNVLDNENKEGLYLCDVMKNNNELKRINDNFFKLHSNLASNLLSTSTSGSFTNDNYKSTPLNFDMNKLPSNNTPFNNIYNMDENMITNNNINIIPLINKNYNGDISSSYDIKKKNVPKNKKKNKNHINDNNIINVDYNIKGVDDINNVNSNMINVKNMNSNDEKPTNSTENIFPSNSTNINDSNIVKVVDSHDSINNDEEDLVNALNTIKADKNNGENNNNYSILDSNDVMIKKLMIKNNLLFEHLQKNGKFNKDPNIKNASESSLQSNIIRNLTLSNNFENDYIYNDNKNVSWNNIMENKDKKMINNSYDEQQLKEKVANLNEQNEDILNKKMLFKNKSYSDNDKFLSFYLKRNVSSFSDYNKESDNNSYLTKQKRKRKNENINYDKNKEFLVNRTNSLNIKRVRSGPIENSQNVSQSSNDPKYEVGKEIIDVDVLDGNMNSNNSYNIKGDENIISSNFTEPIKFTETSFDVQKESLKKESNENQTVLKEKDENLVDVKDDKTNQLSNVTTIGTSNLAESTTKNEIDIKVCTLINCPTHNPQNYVKSNGKKGESLGDGTELKEENDDLKRIPGVYYDKNSQRWFGEHKINGVKCAQSFAVKKHGCEEAKRLAIEWKKARIRGEVWDRFINKKKKNTNNNNNNNNNNNNNNNNNNNNSNNNNNSNNNNNNSNNNSNNSGSNSNNNSLKGSKSNRPSVEELRLKYLSMSKNMPKVRGVWFNSTPQRMGWVGQAYKKCKRIERIFSVNKYGFEGARKLAIAFRNSQKPANEDSDDDSWSKEDKMNMKNCDENSNNYDYKNNFLVSMNAIKNNANNLMSNDNNNNNNINNHSNNSSTDHNHHLDNNLEGQMENNTDINIDSNIDNDIDMHNIDKKKNIINKHNNHDDNNKDMRINLCRDAILFILHDLETILELNIPMLSKNVNMYKLCIKHHLNYLTLIKNEEQIIPYLNVFGDYIQRCILPTDLPYAELYVLIDSLIHNEILPSYDHKENFCEYVAVEDPGIITPSMLL